Part of the Triticum aestivum cultivar Chinese Spring chromosome 4D, IWGSC CS RefSeq v2.1, whole genome shotgun sequence genome is shown below.
gagcgctcgttaacagattataatgtgttaCGATATACATGATGAATGTGTAGATGTTGTTTccaagatgaaatatggtgactataaaaagaaatgcagtagtttgttgcctcatatgtcgattaGATTGAATATATGGGCTGAGATGCTACAAAAGTTTGTCACATAAGatgaaaatatgtgttgtgttgttactaacgagcttaacgagctactcgtgaaacttgttagctcgctcgttaagctcgttaagttTAGCGAGCTaaaatcaatgattggctctgttcattaagaagcgagctacgagcttaacaagccgaactatcgagcgctcattaagctcatgagttacgagcttttggtccagccctaacTATATATAGCAGTACAAAAAacctagggagatgtcccatccatcgtTGTCCGCCGCCGCCACTGTTCTCTCGGGATCCACAACCACCTTCCCTCCTGCCCGATCCACCCAACTAGCGCTCTCCACtgctcctcctcgatccagatgcCCGCGCCCCCGATCCAAAATTCCTCTCGGCCTCCACCCCGTAGCCTCCGACCACCTCCCTCGTCGTGTGCACCCATCCACGAGAAGCCCAAGCCGCATCAGCCAGCCGCAGCGCCTCCCTGCTCGAGGCGCCCGAGTTCCTCGCCCGCTGTCACCGGAGGAGCACCAAGGCCTCGCCTCTTCCTCCTGTTCCATTCTCCCTCTCCCATCTCTCTTCCCTCACCCCGAGCTCCCTTGTCTCTGTGCCAACAGGATCTCCACGTTGGAACCACGCCATGGTCTGAGCTCGGCCTCGAGGCCCCGTCGCCGCcatctgctgcagctgctgctgcgccGCGACCTTGCCTGCCGGTCGCCGGCAACCCTAGGTCCGGTGAGCCCCGCCCCGCgttccctcttctccctctccttcttctATCTCTTTTCCTCCCTCTCTATCTTTCTCTGATTTTTTCCCCTGCCATGCGCGTGCAGCTCTCGCCGCGTCTTCAGTTCGGGACCAGCCGCCCCTGCTCCGCCTCAAGCCGTGTCCTCGCCGGACCCTGCGAGCACCGTCGCACCTCGACGCCGGCGCGTCTCCGCGGCCGGATTCCgaccggccgaaccccccttgcttcGCCCGTTCCTGCGCCCGCAAAGCCTCTGCATCGAGCGTCGCTCGCCTCCCGTTGACCGCGCTGGCCAGCTGCGTGGGCTGCCAGCCGCGCCAGGCCCAGCGCGCCCCGCCTCTCCCGACCAAGTCCTCTGCCTCACCGGCCCTTGGCCCATGGCCCGACTCATGTTTTTTTTCACGGAGCGATTTACTAATTATCCAGAGATGTGCAGATTTGCGAAAAAGTCCcgcatgttcatgcatttaatagatcacaaaccgtgcatcggattaaaatgttttatatatgtaaaatgtttagaatttcatctagtttcgtaatatgccactttcatctatgtttaaaatgcttaagttgctggttgcattaatttgcttaaatgacatgctaaaatgatttatttcataactaaataactgtagttctgaattaaataaactttatatataaatggggtaaaaatgcatagattaacctggtgcacttactttgcatttttaacaactctaaaattgtgtatagggcagaacaatacAAATTCAAAAAtcgcatatggggattttccggaattgctATGTGTTGTTTCctgcctcatttaaattgcctagataggtagattaattatgcttcacctcttgtcatgttaatcaatatttaatattgatgagtagcataaatgagagtgaactaaatattctgaatgtggtgtttcgtcaatatgcaactcgttgcaattgagctccacttaatttatagtattgtttgttgcactttgccatgtcatgactCATTAAATcgcacatgcatcatacttggttgtgcatcatgccatggttatgatatgtgtgtttaccatgttgtttgcttctttccggttgtacttcttcttgatagttccggttacgttgcgattgtgaggatccgtttgactacgtTGTTTTGTCTACTTTATGGAtttggtcttcttcctagcgggatttcaggcaagatgatcattatccTGGATACCACTAccatctttgctatgctagttgtctcgatgctatcgctatgtcgcgctacctaccacttgtttatcaggcctcccaaattgccatgacagcctctaacattttccaccctcctagcaaaccattgtttggctatgttaccgctttgctcagcccttcttatagtgttgctagttgcatgtgcagtacaggttgttccatgttggaacatggatatcttgggatatcacatatctcttatttaattaatgcatctatatatttggtaaagggtggaaggctcggccttttgcctggtgttttgttacactattgccgccctagtctccgttataccggtgttatgttccttgattttgcgttcctaacacggttggggtttatgggacccccttgacagttcgctttgaataaaactcttccatcaAGGCCGAAAATGGGTTTTACCATTTgcttaataacaactaaaacttgcatagggacctgcCGGCCCATGAGGTCTCTTAATCAACCCCTCCCCCCgaccagtgctcctcatgagtgttggtcctaCCTAGCAGTCGGCGGTGCCGCCTCGGGGCAACTCGATGGTATTTTGGCTACCGTCCACTTTGCATCGATGGTGTtgtcctgagaatgagatacgcgTGGCTCCTATCGGGGTATCgatgcatcgggtggtcttgctgtttttgttttaccattgttgaaatgtcttttgaaccgggattccgagcttgatcgggttgttccggcaggaggattttcctccgttgatcgtgagagtttgtgatggactaagttgggacacccgtgtggggtttaaactttcgagagtcgtgcccacggttatgtggcagatgggaatttttaa
Proteins encoded:
- the LOC123099896 gene encoding proline-rich receptor-like protein kinase PERK10 — protein: MPAPPIQNSSRPPPRSLRPPPSSCAPIHEKPKPHQPAAAPPCSRRPSSSPAVTGGAPRPRLFLLFHSPSPISLPSPRAPLSLCQQDLHVGTTPWSELGLEAPSPPSAAAAAAPRPCLPVAGNPRSALAASSVRDQPPLLRLKPCPRRTLRAPSHLDAGASPRPDSDRPNPPCFARSCARKASASSVARLPLTALASCVGCQPRQAQRAPPLPTKSSASPALGPWPDSCFFSRSDLLIIQRCADLRKSPACSCI